GATGGGGCCAACTTCGAACGTGTCCGTTGCGGGTTGCGCGTTGGATGTTGCTCGTTGAGTGGTGTCGGTCATGGGTCTCGGGGCTCGTTGGGGGATGACTCGCGGCCGATGGAGCGCAGGTAGGCGTTGAGGCGGGGACCCAGCTCGTCTACCAGAGGTTTGAGGCGCGAGACCTGGTTCTCGTTTAGGAGACCGCGCAGGTAGGCTCGCCGGAGCCAGTGCTGGGCTTCGTTGAGGGAGCCCCTGGCGGTGCCGACGAAGCGGCGGTGGTCCACGGGGCTGCCGCGGCCGTACCCCTCGGCGATGTTGGCGCCGATGCTGTCCGCCGCCCTGACGAGCTGCCCTCCCACCGTTCTTCGCGCAAAGGGCTCCCAGGAAATGACCGCCGCCCACACCTCGTCCGCCAGCCGCTCGGCCAACCGGTAGACTTCAAGGTTCTCGAAGTGGGTCCGCCCCATCCGACTTCCTTGAGACGTTTCCCCACGCGCAACGCGCTACCCGCGACGTGCCTCTTCTGCAGCAATTAGCGCCGCCCCAAAGGCCCCGAGGTACTGGGGGTGGGGGGGGATCTCGACCTGGGCGCCGGTGCGGGAGGCCAGGAGTTGGGCGACGACGGGGAAGGCGGCCACCACGCCGCCGCTCACGACGATGAAGTTGCCCAGGGGGCCCATCTCCGCCACCCGGGCCACCACCGAGTTGAAGATGCCCCGGCACAGGTTCTCCGGGCCCTCGCCCTCGCGGATGAGCTTGATCACCTCGGTGGCGGAGAAGACCGTGCAGAAGGAGGAGAGGGTAATCTCCTTGGTGGCGGCCTCGGCGTAGGCCTCGATCTTCCCCAGGGGAAGGTCCAGGCGGTGGGCGATCTCTTCCACGAAGGCGCCCGTACCGGCGGCGCACTTGCGGTTCATGAGGAAGTTGGCCACCGCCCCGTCCTGGCGGATGTGGACGATCTTGTTGTCCTGGCCGCCGATGTCCACCAGGTCCATCTCGCGGGGGAAGTGGTGGAAGGCTCCCTTGGCATGGCAGGAAATCTCGGTACGCCGCACCTCGGCAAAAGGCACGTTGCGCCGCCCGTAGCCCGTGGCCACGGTACAGGCCAGCCGCCCCCCGTCCTCGGCCCCGGCCGCCTCCAGAGCGGCCCGGCGCAGCTCCGCCGCCACGTCTTCGAAGGAGATCCCCGTGCGGTGGATCGCCCGGGCGACCACCTCCCCCGAACGGTCGAGGAGGACCGCCTTGGACCAGGAGGAGCCGAGGTCGAGCCCGAGGAAGAAGTCTTGGGTCATGGCGGGTTGCTCGTTGCGGGTTGCTCGTTGGGGCGGCGGTTGCCTGGCCGGCATTCTACAACGCGCCACGTGCAACGTGCCACGCCCTACCCCCCCAATTGCTCCACGAAGGCCTCGATGTTGGTGCGGGTCTGCTCCTCGGAGAAGCAGCGCAGGTCGTTGAGGTCCCCGTAGAAGACCACGTAGGGGAGGCCCGACTTCTCCTTGAGGCGCTGGGGCAGGCCGTAACGGGTGTTGGAGTTGCACGGGCAGGTCTTGGCGTCGTGGTACACGATGCCGTCCACGGAGAACTCCCGGGCCAGGCGGCCGATCACCTCTTCCTTCACCGCGTCGGAGCGTACGATGAAGAGCTCCAGGTAGGCCCGGGCCATGGCCTCGAAGGGGTCGGCCCCCCGGTCTGCCTCCTCGAAGGCCTCGAAGATCCAGGAGTTGCAGTAGGTGGAGACCACCACCGCGGTGTGCAGCTCCTGGAAGAAGGCGCTGAGCTCCCGGAGCTTGCCCCACACGGGCATGCCGTCCCAGTAAAAGCGGTGGCGCTCGCCCTCCACCGCGCCCACCCCGGCGGCGGCCCGCTCTTCGAGCTCCGCCAGGAGCTCCCGGTAGAAGGCCACGGGGCCCGGGGTCCCCCGCAGCACCACGGCCGGCCCCATGAGAACGGTGGCGTCGAAGAAGGTGAGCGGGCTCGGCCGGTGGCGGCCGGCAAAGAGGCAGGCCTTCCACAGCCGGGTGGTCTTGGCCGAGAGGGCCAGCACTTCCCGAAACCGGTCGGTGTCGAACCGGGTACCGGCAATCGTCTCCAGCGGGGAGATGAGGGCCTTGTACTGGGCGACCATCCCGTCCACCAGGGGCTGGGTCACCTCGCCGATCTTGGTGGGGGAGTTCACCCCGACCACCGGCACCCCGAACTCCCGGGAGTAGAAGGAGAACCAGTCCTGCACGTCGCGGCACTGGTTGGTGTTGTACACGAGCACGTCGGGGCGGGGCACTCCCGGCAGGCCGTAGGCCTTGGTGAGGGGCGTGTCCTTGGCCAGGTACGAGCCGATGTCGCTGGTGAGGTAGCTGCAGATGTCGGGGCTGTACCCCAGGGCGTTGGCAAGCGGGATGAAGTCGTTGGCCTTGCGGCTGGCCCCGAGCAGCGCCCCGTGGTTCTCGGGGTAGTACACCGTGTACCCGAGGCTCAGGAGGAGCTCTGCGGGGCCGACGCTCGTGCACCAGGCCACCTTGCGGCCAGGGTCTCGGGAGGCCTCGTCCACCTCCCGGAAGTGCCCGGCCATGAGGTCCTTCATTTGCTTGGTCGCGCGGAAGGGCTTGAAGTTGGCCATGCCTTTGCTCGTTGCGCGTGGCGCGTCGCGGGTTGGGGAGGGTGTCTCCGCTCGTGGCGAGCCGCGCGTGGGCTCCAACACGCAACCCGCCACGAGCAACGCGCAGATTTTACTTTCCCTTGAACTCCGGCCGCGCCACGCCCACGCTCTTGAGGCCGATGAGGGCGTCGGCGGTGGTGAAGATCTCCTCCAGGCGGCTCATCTCGAGTTCCAGACCGGCGGGGAGATCCACGGTCATGCCCTCGTCGAGGATCTCGTTGGCCGCCCGGATGGCCAGGGGGGCCTTTCGGGGCAGGGCCTTGGCGGCCGCCTGCACCCTCGGGTCGCCGTTGGGCGACCTGCCGGCGATCACGTCGCCGACCTTGTCGTCGGAAAAGGCCTCGGCCACCGCCTCCCAGCCCTTGGAAACCGGCTTCTTGGCGTACTTGTCCGGGATCGTCCCCTGGGCCACGAGGCCGCGGATGAAGGCGTCGGCCTCCTCCGAGCTCACGAAGTAGCCGGCGAGCCCGATCTCGTGGGCGGTCTTGCCGTCCAGCGGCGCCCCGGTGAAGACGAGGTACTTGGCGAGCTCCTTTCCCACGATGCGGGCGGTGCGCTGGGTGCCGCCCAGGCCCGGGAAGATCCCGATGCCCGTCTCGGGGAAGCCGAAGCCGGCCTTGTCGGTGGCGACGATGGCCTGGCACGCCAGGGCCAGCTCGGTGCCGCCGCCCAGGGAGAGGCCGTCCACCTTGGCGATCACGGGTTTGGCGGAGGTTTCGAGCTTTCGCAGCACGCGCTGGCCCCGCCGGGCGAAGTCGGCGATCCTCGGGATCCGGCCGGCCTCGATGTTGTCGATGAAGAACTTGATGTCGGCCCCGGCCACGAAGGCCTTGCCCGCCCCCTCGATGACGATGGCCTTCACGTCGGCCCGGGCGGAGGCCTCGTCGAAGGCCTTCTCCAACTGGTCCACCACCGCCTCGTTGAGGGCATTGAGCGCCTCGGGGCGGTTGATCAGAAGGGTGGCGATGCCGTCCTTCACCGAGAGGTGCACCACCCGCATGGGCCAGGGCTTCCCCGCGGCCTTCTGCCGGCCGAGGCTCTTGGCCAGGGGGTGGCCGAACTCGGCGCAAAAGGCCTCCGCCAGGGCGATGGCCCTGGTCGTGCCGACCTTGTTCATGAGCTCGAAGGGCCCCAGGGCCCAGAGAAGTCCGATCTTGGCCCCCTGGTCCGTGTCCTCCAGGGTGGCCACCTCCTCGTCCAGGATCTCGCCCGCCACCTGGAAGACCACCCCCATGAGCCGGTCGGCCACGGCCTGGAACTTCGACTCGTCGGGAGCCCCCTCCAGGTTCCACGGCTCGTTCTTCTCGGCCTGGGCCACAAGGCGCGCCACCGGGGGGTAGTAGCCCCCCAGCTCCCGGCCCAGGGTGGCCTCGGCGTGGTAGGCGATGGGCACGCCCGTGACGTTCATCAGCTCGAAGGGTCCCATGCCGATGCGGAAGGCCTTCTTGGCCGCCGCCTCGATGGTGGGGATGTCCGCCGCGCCCGTTTCCAGCAGCCGCACCGACTCGTTGAGCCAGGGCACGAAGAAGCGGTTTACGGCAAAGCCCGGCCGGTCCTTGCACACAATGGGCACCTTGCCCATCCGCTTGGAGAGCTGGAGGCTCGCCTCCACCGCGGCGGGGCTGGTCTTGGCCCCGGGGATCACCTCCACCAGGCGGTTCTTGGCCGGGTGGTAGAAGAAGTGGAGCCCCACCACCCGCTCGGGACGCGCCGCGGACTCGGCCAGGCTCGAGACGTAGAAGCTCGAGGTGTTGGTGGCGAGCACCGTCTGGGGCCCGCAGATCTTGCCCAGGCCCGCGAAGAGCTCCTTCTTCACCGTCTCGTCTTCGAAGACCGCTTCGATTACGTAGTCGCAGTCGGCGAGCTCTCCGAGGTCGGTGGTGTCGTAGATGCGGGCCAGGATCTCTTCGACCTGTTCGGGGCTGAAGATCTTGCGTTCGACGGCCTCCCCCAGCAGGGTGCGGATGCGGGCGCGCCCCCGGGCCACGAACTCGCTCGTGAGGTCCTGCATTACGACCGTGAACCCCTCCTGGGCGAGCTTCTGCACGATCCCGCTGCCCATGTTGCCGGCGCCCACGACCCCGATCTTCTTGAGTTGTGCCATGGCGTTCTTCTCCTGCGCTACGGTGGAAAACGAATCGGATTCCGGTAAAGGTTCACCTGCCTGGTGGTGCGGGGCTGCGCCCGCGGCGCGCCGAAGGCGATCCCGATCCCGAACGCGAACAGGCCATACAAGATGCGTACCGGACGCCCGGTAGGCAGGAAGCTCCGACGGCTAGGACGAGGGTCACGTGCGGGGGAGTGCGGCGTCCACCTCGTCGCGGCGGGGAAAGCTTCGGCCCCCTAGCCCGCGGCAGGCTAGGCTGGCCGCCGCCACGGCGTACCGGAGGGCGTCCTCCCGGGAGAGCCCCCGCGCCAGGGCCAGCGCCAGGGCGCCGTGGAAGGCGTCGCCCGCCCCGGTGGTGTCGCGCACCGGGACCCGAAGCGCCGGGATGCGCAGGAGGCGCCCATCCAGGAGGGCGATGGCTCCCTCGGCCCCCAGGGTGGCGCAGCACCAGCCCCGGGCCCGGGCCGCGACCGCGCGCAGGGCTTCCCCCGGGGGGAGCCCGGGCGCTGCCTGCTCCAGGAAGCCCTGGCTCATGGCCAGCACGTCTGCGAGGCCCCAGGTTTCCTCCCATCCCGGGCCGGCCCGCTCCGCGTCGGCCACGGTGAGGATGCCGCGCTCCCGGCAGAAGGGGGCGAGCTCCGGCAGGAGGTGCTCTCCCTGGCGGTCCACCAGCAACGCACGCGCCCGCGCCGCAGCGGGCCGAACCTCCTCCCAGGTCAGCTTCTCGGGGGGCGAGGTCTCGTAGACGATGGTCCGGGTGCCCCGGGCGCGGGAGACGAGGCACCAGGCGGTGGGGGTCGTGCCCCGGGGCGGGGGCAGGGCCGAGAGGTCCACCCCGAAGGCCGCCATGCGCTCGCGGGCGAAGCGCCCCGCCTCGTCGTCCCCCAGCACCCCCACGAACCCCACCCTCCCCCCCAGGTGGGCGGCCAGGCACGCCGCGGTGGACGCCTGCCCGCCCCCCTCCCGAAGCCGCGCCAGCACCGGCACCTTCGCGTCCTCCGCCGGGCAGGCCTCCACCTCCAGCACCTCGTCCACGCAGGCCCGGCCGATGCAGAGGAGGTCGAGCTCGGGGGGCGCAGGGGGCACCGCGCCGAGGGGGCTCCCTTCTGTGCCCTTCCGTCGGCCCACCTCCGCTTCGATCTTTCTCGAGAACCCTCTTCTCGGGAGCGGATGCCGCAGCAGGGGCTGGCGGCGGCCCCCCGGGCGGGTGAGCGAGGGGCCGCTGGCCTCCAGGGGAGGCAGCTCCTCTCGTGCCACGAGCACCTGAATTGACCGGGCCTGGCCCGGTATCCTGGAGATCAGCCCGTTGCGCTCCAGGGTGAGGATCATCTGGTGGACCGAGGGCGGCGAGACGCCGAAATAGGCCTGGAGCTCCGCCTCGGCGGGGGACCGGCCGTGGAGCTGCGCATACCGGTCGATGTAGGCCAGGTACTGGCCCTGCTTGGCGGTGAATGCCAAGGGACGGCCGCTCTTCGTCATCGGCCGCCCGGCTCCCTGCTTCCGCCTCGCCCAGGGGCTCTCACGCCGAGGCACGTCTCAAAACGGGATGGCATCGGGGTCCTCCTCGTCGTCTCTGAAATCGAACCCGGGTTCCTCCCAGGGGAAGTTCTCCGTTCTCCATGCGCCGCCGTCCTCGCACGCAGAATCCTCCTCGGCAAAGCCCAGGGCGGCGAGCTGCGCCCAGAGATCCGGGTGTTCGCCCCGGAGGCGCTTGAGGCGGCGGCGCTTGCGCGGGTGGACGAGGGCCACCTGGTGGAGCACCGCGGCCATCGCCCGAATCTCGGCATCCGGGTGCTCCCGCAGCGCCCCCAGGTGCTTGCGGTTCTTCTCGGAGAGGTTCGACTGGAACCAGTACCCCCACAGATCGTCCAGGAGCTGCCGGCGCTCCCGCTCGGCCTTGGGCAGGCGCGCGCAGTCCTTGCACACGTGGCGCCGGTGGCCCTTGCCGCTGAACTTCTCGTTGGGGCGATCCTGGCCGCAGACGTGGCAGTAGTGGGGCATGGGCTGGTCTCTTCCTCACCGACCGAGGTTTCGGAGCCCTCTCACGCGACGTGTCCTGCCGCCTTGGGCGGGGCAGGCAGCTCGTCGAAGCGGAAGCGGCCCTCCGCGTCGGTCAGCCGCGGGCCCTGCTGCTCGTTGGGCCCGGTGAGGACGGTGACGGAGGCGCCCACGACGAGGTCATCCGTGTCCGCATCGAGCACCAGGCCTTCCAACGCGCTGGTGCGCGGCCCCGTGTATGCCGGAGGCGGCTCGCCCGGCGGCCGGTCCCACTCGTCGAAGAGCCGCGTCGCGCCCACGTAGTCGATGATGCGGAACCACTCCTTGCCGGTGGCCGGGTCCACGCGGGAGCCACGGCCGATGATCTGCTTGAAGAGGATCGGGGATGCGATGGGCTTCATGAACACGATGTTGCGGCAGGAGGGGACGTCGACGCCGGTGGAGAGGAGCTCGGCCGTGGTGGCGACCACCGGGGTCTGCTTGTCGCTGTCCTGGAAGGCCTCGAGCCACTTGAGCGCCCCGCCTTCGTCGGCGACGATCGGCAAGGCGTAGTCCGAGTGGCCCTTGGCGAAGAAGTGCTCCCGCTCGATCTCGCTCTCGCCCCAGCCCGCGCGCTTGAGCTTGGGGTCGATGAGCTTGGCGCGGGTCTCGGCTTCGTTTCGCAGGCGCGGCATGAAGACCCCCTCCCGGGCAGATCGGCCCTGCGGCGCCCTCTTTGGAGGCCGGGGCGAGCTGGGCGAGGTCTACGGGCAGTTGGGGCATGGGGCGCTCCTTGGAGCCGGCGGGCCGCCTCATTTCTTCCGGTACACGTTGAGGCCCACCTTGGCGTCTTCCCTTCCGGGCACGGGGGCATTGCCCTCGGTGGTGGCGATGAGGATGGTCTTGCCCGACGACGAGGGCCCGAACTCCTTCGACAGGTCCACTCGGATCGTGAGGACGTTTCCTTCGACCTGCATCTCCACGTTCTTTGGGTCCCGACCCGTGGTCCGCGCGGGCGGCCGCGCGCTTGGCGTTCTTCTTGGCCAGGGCCTTCTTGCGGCGCTTCGGGTCGATAGCCACGGGGGCCCTCCTCACTCTTTCCGAAACGGCGCCAGCCGCCGGTTGACGGCCTCCAGGTCGAAGGCCAGAGGGTCCCAGTCCTCCCCCAGCCACTCGAGGCGCTCCTCCCTCTCCGGGTGGTCGGGGTCGGCCAGCACGTCCAACAGCTCGCCGTAGCCCCAGACACCCCCGCAGTCCTCGGGCGGGCATGCCCCTTTTCCGGAGAGGCACGACGGGACGATGGCCCCGGGGGAAGGCTCCAGGATCTTCGCCACTGCCACGGTATGCTCCCAGTCGTCGCCGAAGTCGTAGACGTAGGTGAGCTTGTCCTTGGGCTCGGGCGCCAGGGAAGACAGGGCAACCTTGTGCTCGTCCATCACTTCTCCGGGCGCGTCCCACTGCGGGTCGGCAGTGCCGATCCGCACGTCGCGCCCCACCCGGAACTCGTGGAGGTGGGAGTTCGTCCAACCCATGGCGGCTTGCAGCACGTCGTGCAGCCGGGAGAGGCGGATCTCGGCGGGCACCAGAATCCGGCGCCACACGGGCGGCTTGGCGCCCTTGAGCGTCACCTTGAGCTAGTAGATGGGTGCACCTTGCTTCTTGGCTGCCATGTCTTGCTTCCCTTTCCCTGGGGAGGCGCCGGGGCATCCCCTGTCAGGTTGCACTCCCGGCACGCGTCGCACTCGCCCTCGCCGTCGATGGGCGCCTGAATCCTCTGGATCAGGAGCTTGAAGCTCACGTACAGGGCGGCAACGGCCAAGATCGCTGCTGGAGTCATGGCCTGCGGCATCGTCATCCCGTCGAGCAGCAGGGTCAATACCCACGCCACGGCAAGCGCGAGGCCCGTGGCCAGGGCAGCGAAGAAGCCGACGAGCATCGTAAGGAAGATGCCGAACACGAGAAGGACGACGGGGCTCTTTCGCAAGGGATCCAATCCTTTCTGCAAGCCGCTGGCTCTTGCCCGCAGGCGGGCTGCCGAGGGGGCGCCAAGGCCCGCGGCAGCTCACCTCCACGACGCGTACTCCCGGATCTCGGAGTACGCCACCACCTTGTTCCGGCCGGTCTGTTTGGCGGCGTACAGGGCCTGGTCGGCTCTGGCCACCAGGGCGTCGGCGCCCTCCAGGTCCCCTTCCAGGGCGGCGAGACCCAGGCTGGCCCGCACCGGAAGCACCTTTCCTTCCCACTCTACCTGCAGGGCCTCGATGCCCGCCCTCACACGCTCGGCCACGGCGCGGGCGCCCGCCTCGGCGGTGCTGGGCAGCAGCAGGGCAAACTCCTCGCCCCCGTGCCGGGCGGCCAGGTCGGTCTCCCGGGCGAAGCCGGCCAGGGCGCGGGCCACGGCCCGGAGCACCGCGTCGCCCGCCGGATGGCCGTGGACGTCGTTGACCTTCTTGAAGTGATCCACGTCCAGGAGGAGGAGCGAGAGGCCGTGCTCGTAGCGGCGGCTGCGCTGGATCTCGGCGGCCAGCCGCGCGAAGAACTCGCGCCGGTTCGCCAGCCCCGTGAGGGCGTCGGACCGGGCCAGGCGATCGAGCTCCTCGTGGGCCCGCAGGAGGCACAGGCCCTGGGCACCGTGTTGGGCGAGGAACTCGCAAAATTGGACTGCCGCGGGGTCGAAGGCCCTGGCGGAGAGGCTGGCGGCGCACAGGATTCCGATGGCCTCGCCTCCCGCCCGCAGGGGCTGGAGGATGAGGCTGCCGAACTCCGGGGCGCGCAGCTCCCGGCTGAAGAGCGGGCGGCGGGCCCCTTCTCGGGGGGTCTCGTAGTACAGGTAGGGGCCACCGTCCAACACCCACCCCGCGAGGCCGTCCGCGGCGGGGAACTCCCTGCCCTCCCACTCGGCCCACCTGCCGTCGCCCACCTTGTGGAAGCGCAGTCGGCCCTCCTCGGCGCGCAGCGCCAGCGCAGAGAAGTCCGGCTTGACGCGGGTCTGCAAGGTCACCAGGAAGAGGTCGAGGACCTCGGGAACGCTGCGGGAGGTCACCAGGCTCTTGGAAAAATCGTGGAGGTGCTGGTAGTCGTTGGAGCGGCGCTTCCATTGCTCCAGGTCGCGCAACTGGGTGAGGATCGTGGCCACCTGGTGTGCGCCCACCTTGAGAAAGGCGGCCTGGGTCTCGCCGAAGGCGTTCTCCCGAAGGTGATCCACCGCGAGGACGCCCTGGACCTGCTCCCCGTCGAGCACGGGCACCCCGAGGAAGCTGCGCACGGGCACCCCCGGCCCGTAGTAGCCGAGGCGGGAAGCAGGATCCCGCAGGTTCCCCACCGAGAGGGGCTTACGGTTCTCCAGAACCCACGAGAACGCGGTTCCTTCCAGGTTGAGGACCCGGTCTTCCCGCAGGTCGTGGCTGTCGGAGACGAGCTCGCGCACGAAGAGCTCCCCCCGGGGGCTGGCGACCACGAGCACGGCCCCGTGGGCGCCGGCGTGCTCCTTGACCTGCTGGAGGTGGGTGTAGAGCAGGTCGTCGAACCGCGAAAGCTCGCGACGGGCGCCCACCCCCGCCTGGGGCGGGCCGTCCAGGTGCTCCTGGTCCAGGCGCAGCTTGTCCAGGGTGAGTTGGAGGCGGCCCCGGCGGCGCTTCTCGAACAGGGCCGCGACCCCCGCGGCGCCGGCCACGAGCTCCAGGTGTAGCAGGGCGGAGACGTCGCCCTTCCACAGGGGCACAGCCGCCAGGGGAAGGACGAGGAGCGCCGGAAAGGAAACGCTCGCCGCCAGCGCCACGAGCAGCACCGCGTGGGCCGCCAGGGCCCAGGCGGCGGGAACCCCGGCGGCCTCCAGGGCGGTGGAGAGGCCCAGGGCGGCCAGCAGCCCCACCTCGGCCCGCTCCAGGTCCGACGTTCGGGGGCGGAAGACCAGGGCCTGGATGCGCCACAGGAAGTACCCGATGAAGCCGGCCAGGGCCGCCAGGGCGGCCGGGCGCAGCCCGGGCTCCGGGGAGAAGAGCCCCCCCAGGAGGGCCGCCCCGTGGGCCGCGGGAACCAGTGCCCTGAGCGCAAGGGCCGGCGCTGCGGGGCTGTTCTCGCCCCGGGCGCGCCGGGCGCGCCGACGGGGGTTAGCGCGGGGCATGGCGCTCGGGAAGGAGGAAGACCGTCTCCCCCTGGCGAATCATCCCCAGGTCCTTGC
The genomic region above belongs to Thermodesulfobacteriota bacterium and contains:
- a CDS encoding PfkB family carbohydrate kinase gives rise to the protein MTKSGRPLAFTAKQGQYLAYIDRYAQLHGRSPAEAELQAYFGVSPPSVHQMILTLERNGLISRIPGQARSIQVLVAREELPPLEASGPSLTRPGGRRQPLLRHPLPRRGFSRKIEAEVGRRKGTEGSPLGAVPPAPPELDLLCIGRACVDEVLEVEACPAEDAKVPVLARLREGGGQASTAACLAAHLGGRVGFVGVLGDDEAGRFARERMAAFGVDLSALPPPRGTTPTAWCLVSRARGTRTIVYETSPPEKLTWEEVRPAAARARALLVDRQGEHLLPELAPFCRERGILTVADAERAGPGWEETWGLADVLAMSQGFLEQAAPGLPPGEALRAVAARARGWCCATLGAEGAIALLDGRLLRIPALRVPVRDTTGAGDAFHGALALALARGLSREDALRYAVAAASLACRGLGGRSFPRRDEVDAALPRT
- a CDS encoding acyl-CoA dehydratase activase, which translates into the protein MTQDFFLGLDLGSSWSKAVLLDRSGEVVARAIHRTGISFEDVAAELRRAALEAAGAEDGGRLACTVATGYGRRNVPFAEVRRTEISCHAKGAFHHFPREMDLVDIGGQDNKIVHIRQDGAVANFLMNRKCAAGTGAFVEEIAHRLDLPLGKIEAYAEAATKEITLSSFCTVFSATEVIKLIREGEGPENLCRGIFNSVVARVAEMGPLGNFIVVSGGVVAAFPVVAQLLASRTGAQVEIPPHPQYLGAFGAALIAAEEARRG
- a CDS encoding plasmid pRiA4b ORF-3 family protein — its product is MTLKGAKPPVWRRILVPAEIRLSRLHDVLQAAMGWTNSHLHEFRVGRDVRIGTADPQWDAPGEVMDEHKVALSSLAPEPKDKLTYVYDFGDDWEHTVAVAKILEPSPGAIVPSCLSGKGACPPEDCGGVWGYGELLDVLADPDHPEREERLEWLGEDWDPLAFDLEAVNRRLAPFRKE
- a CDS encoding sensor domain-containing diguanylate cyclase, giving the protein MPRANPRRRARRARGENSPAAPALALRALVPAAHGAALLGGLFSPEPGLRPAALAALAGFIGYFLWRIQALVFRPRTSDLERAEVGLLAALGLSTALEAAGVPAAWALAAHAVLLVALAASVSFPALLVLPLAAVPLWKGDVSALLHLELVAGAAGVAALFEKRRRGRLQLTLDKLRLDQEHLDGPPQAGVGARRELSRFDDLLYTHLQQVKEHAGAHGAVLVVASPRGELFVRELVSDSHDLREDRVLNLEGTAFSWVLENRKPLSVGNLRDPASRLGYYGPGVPVRSFLGVPVLDGEQVQGVLAVDHLRENAFGETQAAFLKVGAHQVATILTQLRDLEQWKRRSNDYQHLHDFSKSLVTSRSVPEVLDLFLVTLQTRVKPDFSALALRAEEGRLRFHKVGDGRWAEWEGREFPAADGLAGWVLDGGPYLYYETPREGARRPLFSRELRAPEFGSLILQPLRAGGEAIGILCAASLSARAFDPAAVQFCEFLAQHGAQGLCLLRAHEELDRLARSDALTGLANRREFFARLAAEIQRSRRYEHGLSLLLLDVDHFKKVNDVHGHPAGDAVLRAVARALAGFARETDLAARHGGEEFALLLPSTAEAGARAVAERVRAGIEALQVEWEGKVLPVRASLGLAALEGDLEGADALVARADQALYAAKQTGRNKVVAYSEIREYASWR
- a CDS encoding 3-hydroxyacyl-CoA dehydrogenase NAD-binding domain-containing protein; amino-acid sequence: MAQLKKIGVVGAGNMGSGIVQKLAQEGFTVVMQDLTSEFVARGRARIRTLLGEAVERKIFSPEQVEEILARIYDTTDLGELADCDYVIEAVFEDETVKKELFAGLGKICGPQTVLATNTSSFYVSSLAESAARPERVVGLHFFYHPAKNRLVEVIPGAKTSPAAVEASLQLSKRMGKVPIVCKDRPGFAVNRFFVPWLNESVRLLETGAADIPTIEAAAKKAFRIGMGPFELMNVTGVPIAYHAEATLGRELGGYYPPVARLVAQAEKNEPWNLEGAPDESKFQAVADRLMGVVFQVAGEILDEEVATLEDTDQGAKIGLLWALGPFELMNKVGTTRAIALAEAFCAEFGHPLAKSLGRQKAAGKPWPMRVVHLSVKDGIATLLINRPEALNALNEAVVDQLEKAFDEASARADVKAIVIEGAGKAFVAGADIKFFIDNIEAGRIPRIADFARRGQRVLRKLETSAKPVIAKVDGLSLGGGTELALACQAIVATDKAGFGFPETGIGIFPGLGGTQRTARIVGKELAKYLVFTGAPLDGKTAHEIGLAGYFVSSEEADAFIRGLVAQGTIPDKYAKKPVSKGWEAVAEAFSDDKVGDVIAGRSPNGDPRVQAAAKALPRKAPLAIRAANEILDEGMTVDLPAGLELEMSRLEEIFTTADALIGLKSVGVARPEFKGK
- a CDS encoding 2-hydroxyacyl-CoA dehydratase family protein, with the translated sequence MANFKPFRATKQMKDLMAGHFREVDEASRDPGRKVAWCTSVGPAELLLSLGYTVYYPENHGALLGASRKANDFIPLANALGYSPDICSYLTSDIGSYLAKDTPLTKAYGLPGVPRPDVLVYNTNQCRDVQDWFSFYSREFGVPVVGVNSPTKIGEVTQPLVDGMVAQYKALISPLETIAGTRFDTDRFREVLALSAKTTRLWKACLFAGRHRPSPLTFFDATVLMGPAVVLRGTPGPVAFYRELLAELEERAAAGVGAVEGERHRFYWDGMPVWGKLRELSAFFQELHTAVVVSTYCNSWIFEAFEEADRGADPFEAMARAYLELFIVRSDAVKEEVIGRLAREFSVDGIVYHDAKTCPCNSNTRYGLPQRLKEKSGLPYVVFYGDLNDLRCFSEEQTRTNIEAFVEQLGG
- a CDS encoding four helix bundle protein → MGRTHFENLEVYRLAERLADEVWAAVISWEPFARRTVGGQLVRAADSIGANIAEGYGRGSPVDHRRFVGTARGSLNEAQHWLRRAYLRGLLNENQVSRLKPLVDELGPRLNAYLRSIGRESSPNEPRDP